CAATTGATCTGATGGATAAGTGATTTTTACTCTAATTTTTTATTTTGCACCTGTGATATAGTCTTCAAAATCCCCGCAAATTCGGAGTTCAGTCTATAAAATCTCCATTTTGAGCTGTTATAGGCTTCAATGATCCCGCAGTTTTTCAAAATTGCCAGGTGGTGGGAAACCAGGTTCTGCCTCTCGTTTAACTTGAATATCAATTCGCAGACGCAGTGATCTCTTTGAGAGAGAAAGTAGGCAATCTTCAATCTTATCGGATGCCCGAGAGCACTGAATATTTCACTGGCTTTTTTGATGTCATTATCCAGAAAATCTATTTCCTGAAGCATTTTCTCTTCCCATTCCTTTTTTTTCTCAGGGTCCGCAGGGCAGCAGTAGCTCATAAATAAAAGAAGTTAAGCTTTCTAAATAAGGATTTTTATATCAATTTTGTTTGATATCAAACATGGTGTTGTTTTACTTTGTTTTTTACTCATAAATTCGGGCTTACTTATACTGATAAATTTTTCCTTATCTTTTCCAGATAATTAGATAAAAAAGGCAGTAGGCTGCAAAAATTTATTCTCTGAGAATAACATCTGATTCAAAAGGTATATATATTTATACACATATGGGTGAAATTAATGTTTCTTCCTTTTAATGGAACAAATATGTGGACTTAAACACTACCCGTCATCCGGTGTAGCTCTGGTTTAATAGATAAAGTATGTCATAAAGCAAGATTCGGTGGTATAAAAAACATGTCGAAACCAAAGTCTGTCTGGGAAGAGTTCTTTGCAGATAAGAGGAGCGGAGGCCACAGGTCTTCTGCTGAAGAGTTCATTTTAAAAGAAGCTAAAGAAAAACTCTTTCATCTGGATGGAGGCGAAAGACTTCTCGACTTTGGCTGCGGAGCCGGAGAGCTCTTGGTTTATTATGCACCGGAATATGAAAGACTTGTAGGAGCCGATTTTTCTGCATCAATGCTTGAAGAGGCAGGCAAAAGGATCATAGAAAAAAAGCATGAGAATATAACTCTAATCCTAGCTGATGATAAAACCGTCTGGGAAAAACTTGATTCCTCCTTTGACCGGATAACCGCAGCCGGAGTAATCCAGTACCTTACAGATGAAGAAGTTGATAATTTTATTGCCAATGCATCAAAGCATCTGAATAAAGGAGGCAAAATAATCCTTTTTGATCTTTTGAACCCTCGATTATATCCATTATGGAAAATAGGATTATTCTCACGAGATTTCGGATGCTGGAACCTTTTTCGTAAAATAGGCTTTGAAGTTTTCACCATTATATCAGCAATCCTGAAAAATCGCCCAAAAGACATTCTCGGGTATACCCATAAGCCCTGTACAATAGAAAATATCGCAAATAAACATGGCTTTGGGATGGAATATGTGCAGTCCATGTATTACGAGTACAAGTACCATGCAATAATATCGTGACCACTGTTTATGTAATCACACAATAATTTTTGTACATTATTTATCCTCCCACTCCCCACATCATCTGTTTCTCCGGACCATTAACTTGCTCGTATTCTTCGTTTATCCATCTATATTGGAGGAATTGACATTTTCCCTCATATCGTTAGCCCCAAAACCTCTGAAAATATTGATCAGGGTACAATTACCCTATTTTTTCAGGATTATTCCAAAACTAACATTGTCCCGAGTAATATTTTCATTGCAAAACTTCAGGAGAATAAGGTCCATGACCGGCTATATTCAACAATTTATGGGACACTGAAACCGCAACTTCTTTTCAGTAACATCACAAAAGGACTTGTATATAAAATTACACGGAGCTCCTGGCTGTCTCCCTGCAGTTTACTCCCGGTTGCAGACACTGTTCTTTATTCTGGAATAAGCAGGTGCACTGGAGGTTTCATAAAATCCTTTGATACTTATAGATTCTGCGAAGCTGCCTCTCTTCCACTTGTTCATTACCAGGGACAGCCAAGGCAAACCGGATCTCTTTACATCTGCAGGCTTATACCAATGGTTAAATGTGCCTATCAAATCTCAATGGATATAAAAACTGATGATGTTCACAGTTTTGTTGAACTTAACAGCCCTGGTTCAAAGCTGGTAATTCAGGAAATAAACAACAGGGTTATACTAAAAAGTTATTTTGAAAGCTCTTCCGGTGATATCGGGTTTGAATCCATATTTCTGGGAAATGCCGCAGAGAAAGTGGATTTTGAAATTGTGTTTGATGGATGCAGTAAGACAAACACCGTCTCCACAAAAGACGGGAAATGTATCACCACTCCTCTTTATACCTTTGAGAGGCAAAGGCTGCCATATGTGGATTTCTCAAATGGGTATCTCAAGTTCACATCTTTTCTTGCCGGAAAAGGAAGATACTTTGATGTAAACATATACAGCATAATCCAGAGAGCAGACCGAAAAGTCATAACTGCAGTTGGAGATAACGAACTTGCTCCTTTCGGGCTTGACGGGCCTCACGTTCGAAAAACGACTGAGCAGGGTATACGCTATCTTAACACTAAAAATAACAGAGGCACGATCTGGTTTGATATAGAGCTTCTTGAACAGTGCAGTGAATCCGACACTGAATACTTACGCAGCCTAATTGTCAATGATTCCTGGGAGGCAGGGGTACACTATTCTAAAGAACTTAACAATTTCCCGATTGAGCAGACTTATAAAATTATGGATGAAGGGTATCAGTATATTTATGAAAAAATCGGGAAAAAACCTACAAGCTGGTGCTCCCTGAGAAACAGGGACAACATTAAACACGCCATTTATGCGTTTGAGAACCTTGGAATGTTCTGGAGAAACGGAAACTCGGGAATTCATGCGGAAAAAGACGTTGGAAACCTGGACGACGATACCTGGAAATGGTGGGAACAGGCGTCAAGGTCAGGTATGGTGTACCCTGGCTTTACGCATGAACTTGACCTGGAACCCGCGATAAAATACTCAATAAGCCGCTCAAAGTTCCGGGACTGGGTGGATAATTACAACTCAAATGGTTTATCCATAGTTTCCTTTTATGAGTATGGTCAAATAAACCGCAATACCCGTGAAGCCAGTTTTGATATCCTTCAATGCACTGAGCATGTCATCAGGTTTAATGTGCATACAAACGGTTCCGATGCCCTTGTAAACGTGAACATAAAGGCTGGAGAAGATACCAGGGTTTATGACAATATTTCAGATCAATCTCTTGATTACAGAATAGAGCAGGATAAATCGATCACATTCCAGGTTAAAGACAACCATACTTATAGTGTGATATCTGGACAGAATTGAGCAGAAAGTAAGAAGTTCTGCAGGTCGACTGTGATTCTGCAGGTATTTTGAGTTCTATCAACATTTCGTTTATTTATGGATAAAACCGCAGATGGTAGAATATCAATGAAAATTGATATGTGACTTTCTGTGTTTTATAAATCAAGATTGTAGAATTGAGTGGAGGAATAAAATGCCTTTCATGAACGAAACACTGCCTGATACTGCTGAAGCATTCGGAAAACTGAGAGATTCTATCTTTGAAGGAGGAGAACTTGACCGCAAGACCAAGGAACTTATAGCCATTGCCTCTTCTGTCCTTATGCGCTGCCAGTACTGTGTTGATGTTCACTCCCAGAGAGCTGTTGCTCACGGGGCAAACAAGAAAGAGATTGCAGAAGCTATTGCTGTTGCCATGTTTATAGCAGGAGGCTCTCAACTCGGCTGGACAAACATCTATGGCGAAAATGTTTATGATCTCATCTTTAGAGAAAAAAAGCCTGAGGAGCCGGAAAAAGATAAATTGGAGAAAGAGAAAGGTTGCTGCTGCGGAAACTGAATAAAGAGTTAAGGTTTTGAATCCGTTTTGTCAGTTAATTTTTCAATTTCTTTTCCTTTTCTGCTTTCTCCTTTTTGCTTCTTTTTCCTTGTCAAGTCTTCTCAGAATCTGAATTTTTCCCTGTTCCTTTCCATGATTTTCACAAGGGAAAGCATCACAGGCACTTCCACAAGCACTCCCACAACGGTTGCGAGTGCAGCCCCGGACTCCATCCCGAATAGAATTAAGGCTACTGCTACTGCCAGTTCGAAGAAATTGCTGGCACCGATAAAGGTTGAAGGAGCAGCTTCTGAATAGGGGATTTTCAGGTATTTTGCTCCTGCATACCCGATCCCGAAAATCAGGTAAGTTTGCAGCACCAGGGGAATTGCAATCAGGAGAATATGCAAGGGATAATTTATGATGTTGCTCCCCTGGAATATAAAAATCAGAACAAGAGTTATCAAAAGTCCTGCAGGAGTGATCCATTGTGTTCTTCGGATGAGTTTGTTTTCAAACCATGTAATGCCTTTTTTCCTTATCACTACCTGCCTTGTCAGCACAGCAAGGCCAAGAGGAATTGCCACATAAAACAGCACCGAAAAGAAGATCGTCATAAGAGGGACCGGAAAATCGGTTGTGACTCCGAGGAGAAACTTTCCCAGCGGGGCGAAAAGGACGAGGATGATAAGGTCATTTACCGAGACCTGAATCAAAGCATAGTTAATATTAGCTCTTGCAAGGTAGGTCCAGACAAGTACCATAGCCGTACAGGGAGCAATCCCGAGCAGGATCATGCCTGCTATATACTGTGCCTGAAGATCGGAAGAAATCAGGGATTCGAAAAGCACGCGCATGAAAAGCCATGCAACAAATGCCATTGTAAAAGGCTTGATTGCCCAGTTTATGACAAGAGTTAGAAGAAGAGGTTTTAGATTTGCTTCAATGTTCAGAATTTCTTCAAAATTAATCTTTAGCATGATAGGATACATCATGATCAGTAGCACGATAGCTACGGGAATTGAAACATTTGCAATCTCGATCTCTCCAAGGGTGTCTGCAAAACCTGGAAAAATATAGCCTATTGCAGTTCCGAGTATAATACAGACTGCAACCCAAATAGAAAGGTATTTACTGAAAAAATCGAGCTCTCTTTCTTCATCGTCCTCAGGCATACTCTTCTCCTTCCTCCCACTCTTCCCCTTCGAACTCTTTGCTTGCAGGGATGACCATCACAGGCTTCGTGGTTTTCCGGAGTACGCTTTCTGCCGTGTTCCCTAGCAGAAGGTCAATTAAATCCCCTTTTCCGCGGGCGGTCAGCATGATCAGTGTGACATCTTCTATACCTGCAATTTTAACAATTTCATCGGATGGGATACCTTCAACAACAAGATACTGGCTCTTTATGCCTGCAAGCCGTTTCTTTACTCTCCTTAGCTTTTCTTTTACTTCTTCTCTCTGTTCGTCCAGCAGGTCCATATCTTTTATATTATCTATCACATGCAGGAAAAGAACCTCTTTTACTACTCCTTTAAATGCTTGAAGCTGTTCTACCGCCTTCATTGACTCTTTTGAAAAATCAAGGGGCACAAGAACCTGTGAGAAAGTTGCCCTGCATGCTTTCTCATAAACTTCTTTTCCTTCTTTCAAAGCGTCATATTTCTCGATCAGCAGTATTTTTTTTGAACTGCGTGATATGTATTCTGTTGTCCTTCCGAGAAATTTCCCTTTTATAAATCCTTTAGTGGTTGCTCCCATTATTATAGCATCAACATCTTTTCGATCAGCAACTTCCGAAATTGTCCTTTTAACGTCTCCTACTATCACCAGGGTTTCGGTTTCAAGTTCAAGTTCCCTGACAAAATCTGTGTAATCCCCAATTCTTTTCTCTGCATTTCTTTCAAACATAGGGGCAAGCCCCTGGCTTTTATGTATGTCCACTACATGTAGAAGGATAACTTTCTTCAAGCCTGCGTTTTTAAGTTCCCCTATGCAGCTAAGCAAATCTTCCGTTTCGATAGTAAAATCAACAGGAACAAGTACGGTTTCAATCAATCCTATGCCCCCTGTTTCAGGTTATGCTGGTAATATTTTTCACCGAGCTGCCCCTTTAAAGCTCTTTTTAATAGTATTCTTCTGTCAGTATAAATAAGGCATACAAACCCTCTGCTCAATGCAAAAGCAGGTAAAAATAATATTATAAAAAAGGCTCAAGAAAACAACTGAAATATTAAAAGAAAAGATAGGATGGAGATTACTCGGATTGCAGAATCTCCATAACTTTTTCAAGAATCTCGGTAACCTCTTCTCCTTTTGGATCTCTATCCTTGGTTTTCTTAACCCCTAATTCAGAAATTATGATCTGGCGGTCAACCTTGAAGCCTGCAAGCTCCATGGTTTTGGTTGCGCAGTTTACTGAGCAGCCGTCAATGGTCAATATCCTGTCAGAAGCTTCGGCAGATTTCATAAGCCCGGGGGCTCTGGCTCCGATGCCTGCAGTACACATAAGGTTTCCTATCCCTTGCTTCTCGAGTTCAATTGCAATTTTGTTTGAGAGCTGTCCGACATTTGCCGCCCCTGCGCAGGGGAAAAGCGCAACATTTGCCGAACCGCATGAACATTTAGTTTCTTCTGTCATTTTTTGTCTCCTTTTCATTTAATAATTAATTCGTTTGTGCCCATTTAACTCGTTTAATGATTCACTTTGACTCATTTGGTGATCCATTTCTTGATATCTTCCACACTTGGGACTTTGCCTGCGACTTTAACATCTCCGTCAATTACAAGAGCAGGGGTAATCATGACCCCGTATTCCAGAATTTTGTCAAAGTCTTCTACTTTGACGATCTCCGCATCCACACCTGTTTCCTTAACGGCTTTTTCTGCAAGTTCTTTCGTCTTATTGCATTTGGCACAACCCGAACCCAGTACTTCGATTCTCATTTTTTCACCTTCTGTTCAACTCTTTCTTTATTTTTCATTATGATATTTTTAGATGTGAGCTTCATACAATCATTTGCGATATTACTTTTTAACTTTAGTTTTATTTGATTCGACTCGGCTTTTTTACATAAACATAGCTCCGAATACATACCCGGAGACGGTTGCAATTAGCACCACCAGGAGAATATATGTCATGCCTTTTTTCACTCCCAGAACCCTGTTGATTACGATCATGCTCGGTAGACTGAGTGCCGGGCCTGCAAGGAGCATTGCAAGGGAAGGGCCTTCTCCCATACCTAGAAGAGTCAGAGCTTTAATGATGGGCACTTCCGTAAGAGTGGAGAAATACATGAGGGCTCCAGCTATCGAAGAAATAAAGTTTGAAGTCAGGGAATTTCCTCCCACAAGAGCTGCTACATACTCTTTTGGAAGGACTACAATCGCAATCCCTGCAAAGAAAACTCCAAGCAGAAGCAGGGGAGTGATCTGTTTTACCAGGAACCAGGTTTCACCCATCCAGCTGTTTAGTTCTTCTTTTGAGAACCATTTGAAAGAGAGGAAAGCCGTAAGTCCTATCATGGGCGCCCAGGCAAGGAGCTGAGTTGTATATTTCCATTCCAGGGAAGACATTATCTCAGGGGCTATAAGGACAACGATTAGCAAAACAAAGAGTCCGACGCTGTGTTTGTGTTCCTCTTCCCCGAAAGTCTTTATGGACTTACGTTCGGTTGCTTTTCTTTCATATGCAAGGGACATTATAACACCTACAAGCACAGACAGAAGGACTGCTGCAAAAGCGCGCGCTGCTCCGAGATCATAGCCCAGGATTTTTGCCGTATAGACGATTGCAAGGATATTGATAGCAGGGGCTGAGAACAAAAATGTGGTTGCAGGACCTATGCCTGCTCCCCTCTTATAAATCCCTGCAAAAAGGGGGAGTACGGTACAGCTGCAGACCGCAAGGAGGCAGCCCGAAACCGCAGCTACCGTATAAGAAACATATTTGGGGGCGTCCGCTCCGAAGAACTTCAGCACAGATTCTTTGGAAAAGAGAGAAGCAATTGCACCAGCCAGAAAAAAAGCAGGCACAAGGCACATGAGCACATGGAGCGCAAGGTACTCCTGCACTGATTGAAGCCCTACTGATATAAGATAAGTGATATAATCAAGAGTCATTTTTCCACCAGGGGTGTTTTCCAGAATTTCCTGTTATTTCAGATATATTTGAAATAACATATATAAAATTTCCTATTTCAAATAAATTTGAAACAAATTTGAGGGTTGTATTCAGGTCTGCAATTGATTTCCTGAAAGGACCGAGTAAAAGTTTTTTTATATATTCCCACAATATTTTAGAACCATGAAAATTAAAGTCGAATCAAGCTGCATATCCAGAAAAAGGTGCTTTCTGTATACTATTCTCCTGTTTATCCTTGCAGGTATTTTTGAAATCGGTGGAGGCTATCTTATGTGGCTATGGTTGCGTGAAGAAAGAGAATTTGTTTTTGCGTTTATTGGGGCAGCAGTCCTGTTTCTATATGGAGTCGTGCCAACTTTCCAGCCTTCATATTTCCACAGAGTATATGCGACTTACGGAGGCATTTTTGTTGTTATGTCCCTTTTATGGGGGTGGATTTTTGATAAAATACCCCCCGATACCTATGATCTGATAGGTGCCCTGATAATTCTCATCGGAGTTTCGATTATCTATTACTGGCCCAGAAAAGAGGAAGCTG
The genomic region above belongs to Methanosarcina horonobensis HB-1 = JCM 15518 and contains:
- a CDS encoding YnfA family protein translates to MKIKVESSCISRKRCFLYTILLFILAGIFEIGGGYLMWLWLREEREFVFAFIGAAVLFLYGVVPTFQPSYFHRVYATYGGIFVVMSLLWGWIFDKIPPDTYDLIGALIILIGVSIIYYWPRKEEAA
- a CDS encoding thioredoxin family protein, whose product is MRIEVLGSGCAKCNKTKELAEKAVKETGVDAEIVKVEDFDKILEYGVMITPALVIDGDVKVAGKVPSVEDIKKWITK
- a CDS encoding ArsR/SmtB family transcription factor, with product MSYCCPADPEKKKEWEEKMLQEIDFLDNDIKKASEIFSALGHPIRLKIAYFLSQRDHCVCELIFKLNERQNLVSHHLAILKNCGIIEAYNSSKWRFYRLNSEFAGILKTISQVQNKKLE
- a CDS encoding class I SAM-dependent methyltransferase: MSKPKSVWEEFFADKRSGGHRSSAEEFILKEAKEKLFHLDGGERLLDFGCGAGELLVYYAPEYERLVGADFSASMLEEAGKRIIEKKHENITLILADDKTVWEKLDSSFDRITAAGVIQYLTDEEVDNFIANASKHLNKGGKIILFDLLNPRLYPLWKIGLFSRDFGCWNLFRKIGFEVFTIISAILKNRPKDILGYTHKPCTIENIANKHGFGMEYVQSMYYEYKYHAIIS
- a CDS encoding permease, which gives rise to MTLDYITYLISVGLQSVQEYLALHVLMCLVPAFFLAGAIASLFSKESVLKFFGADAPKYVSYTVAAVSGCLLAVCSCTVLPLFAGIYKRGAGIGPATTFLFSAPAINILAIVYTAKILGYDLGAARAFAAVLLSVLVGVIMSLAYERKATERKSIKTFGEEEHKHSVGLFVLLIVVLIAPEIMSSLEWKYTTQLLAWAPMIGLTAFLSFKWFSKEELNSWMGETWFLVKQITPLLLLGVFFAGIAIVVLPKEYVAALVGGNSLTSNFISSIAGALMYFSTLTEVPIIKALTLLGMGEGPSLAMLLAGPALSLPSMIVINRVLGVKKGMTYILLVVLIATVSGYVFGAMFM
- a CDS encoding carboxymuconolactone decarboxylase family protein gives rise to the protein MPFMNETLPDTAEAFGKLRDSIFEGGELDRKTKELIAIASSVLMRCQYCVDVHSQRAVAHGANKKEIAEAIAVAMFIAGGSQLGWTNIYGENVYDLIFREKKPEEPEKDKLEKEKGCCCGN
- a CDS encoding universal stress protein — translated: MIETVLVPVDFTIETEDLLSCIGELKNAGLKKVILLHVVDIHKSQGLAPMFERNAEKRIGDYTDFVRELELETETLVIVGDVKRTISEVADRKDVDAIIMGATTKGFIKGKFLGRTTEYISRSSKKILLIEKYDALKEGKEVYEKACRATFSQVLVPLDFSKESMKAVEQLQAFKGVVKEVLFLHVIDNIKDMDLLDEQREEVKEKLRRVKKRLAGIKSQYLVVEGIPSDEIVKIAGIEDVTLIMLTARGKGDLIDLLLGNTAESVLRKTTKPVMVIPASKEFEGEEWEEGEEYA
- the arsB gene encoding ACR3 family arsenite efflux transporter; amino-acid sequence: MPEDDEERELDFFSKYLSIWVAVCIILGTAIGYIFPGFADTLGEIEIANVSIPVAIVLLIMMYPIMLKINFEEILNIEANLKPLLLTLVINWAIKPFTMAFVAWLFMRVLFESLISSDLQAQYIAGMILLGIAPCTAMVLVWTYLARANINYALIQVSVNDLIILVLFAPLGKFLLGVTTDFPVPLMTIFFSVLFYVAIPLGLAVLTRQVVIRKKGITWFENKLIRRTQWITPAGLLITLVLIFIFQGSNIINYPLHILLIAIPLVLQTYLIFGIGYAGAKYLKIPYSEAAPSTFIGASNFFELAVAVALILFGMESGAALATVVGVLVEVPVMLSLVKIMERNREKFRF
- a CDS encoding putative zinc-binding protein; the protein is MTEETKCSCGSANVALFPCAGAANVGQLSNKIAIELEKQGIGNLMCTAGIGARAPGLMKSAEASDRILTIDGCSVNCATKTMELAGFKVDRQIIISELGVKKTKDRDPKGEEVTEILEKVMEILQSE